The Verrucomicrobiota bacterium genomic sequence AACGCGTTGTTTCCGCACACCGCGATTGCCATCTCTACGAGCTGCTCCGCGCCTCCGAAGTCGTCGGGCGCACATTGACCAACCAGTTCTACGCTCTCTACGCGGACATTCGCCAACAGGTGCTCACCCGGCTGTGCCGCGCAAACCCCGCCGTCAGCCCGCCCGAGATTCTGCGCTGCACCCAGAAATTGCTCGACCGTGTCTTGTTCACCGCCTTTTGCGAAGATCGCGGTCTCCTGCCCGCCGAAACCCTGAAGCGCGCCTTCGAACATCATGATCCTTACAATCCCAAACCCGTCTGGGTCAACTTCTGCGGTCTTTTCCGAGCCATTGATGCCGGCAATGCCGGTCTGAACATCCCGGCCTACAACGGCGGCCTGTTCGCCCCCGATCCGGCGCTGGACGCCCTCCAGGTGCCGGACGACGTCTGCGCCCATTTCAAGGAGCTGGGCGATTACGATTACCGGCCTGCCCGCGAAGTGGCCGACGCGGACGAGACCACCGAAGTCCGTTCCGTGATTGACGTGGATATCCTCGGGCACATCTTCGAGCAATCCATCACCGACCTGGAGCGGTTGCGCCACGGTCTGGAGGCTGAAGGTGCTCCCGTGGATGACGATCAGGCGAAAACCCGGCGCAAACAGGAAGGCGCGTTCTATACCCCGGCCTTTATCACCCGCTACCTGGTCGAGCAAACCCTGGGCGGCGTGGTACAAACCCGGTTTGCCGCGTTGCGTCAAACGCACGAAGCGGAAACCACCGGTACCGCCCGCAAGGCCCTGGCCGACCCCAGCGCTTACGACCTGGCCGTGCTGAACGAACCGCAGCGCAAAGCCCTCATCCGGTTCTGGGAAGCGTGGCAGGAAGACCTGAAAACCCTCCGCATTCTTGATCCCGCGTGCGGCAGCGGCGCGTTTCTCATCGAAGCGTTCGATCAACTCCATGCCGTTTATGAAGCCTCCAACGCCCGGCTGGAGGAACTGCGCGGCCAGCGCACCCTGTTCGATCTCGACCGGCAGATTCTGCAACACAATCTCTACGGCGTGGACCTCAACGCGGAGGCCATTCAGATTTGCCAGCTCAGCCTCTGGATCAAGACCGCCGCGCGCGGAAAAGCCCTGACCAGCCTCGACCACAGCATCCGTGAGGGCAACAGCGTCATCAGCGACCCGGCGGTGCATCCCAAGGCCTTCAATTGGCAGACCGCCTTCCCCGAGGTCTTCGCCCAAGGCGGCTTCGATGTC encodes the following:
- a CDS encoding N-6 DNA methylase codes for the protein MALESKPLFHPEVIRQQVRSFNLPDRVGAWLPKLQYWAELMASGRADDFKETELLPDFLTDIFGGLLGYTGPAGPADTFTLSRERHVEVDGEFADAVLGRFQKDKEQFTAVLEGKSARNPLDRPFAGRRMSAVDQAYRYAINLPCDWIIVTSMRETRLYHKGAQQHAYERFETVRLASDPVLLKRFVFLLGAERVVSAHRDCHLYELLRASEVVGRTLTNQFYALYADIRQQVLTRLCRANPAVSPPEILRCTQKLLDRVLFTAFCEDRGLLPAETLKRAFEHHDPYNPKPVWVNFCGLFRAIDAGNAGLNIPAYNGGLFAPDPALDALQVPDDVCAHFKELGDYDYRPAREVADADETTEVRSVIDVDILGHIFEQSITDLERLRHGLEAEGAPVDDDQAKTRRKQEGAFYTPAFITRYLVEQTLGGVVQTRFAALRQTHEAETTGTARKALADPSAYDLAVLNEPQRKALIRFWEAWQEDLKTLRILDPACGSGAFLIEAFDQLHAVYEASNARLEELRGQRTLFDLDRQILQHNLYGVDLNAEAIQICQLSLWIKTAARGKALTSLDHSIREGNSVISDPAVHPKAFNWQTAFPEVFAQGGFDVVVGNPPYVRQELLTSFKPWLESHYDAFHGMADLYVYFYELGVRMLKPGGLLSFIVTNKWMKAGYGEPLRRFFSEKAWVKSVVDFGHAKQIFEEADVFPSIIVVEKPTGAPMPKTTRLCIIPREQLRIDDLSVQIEHEGFVISKDRLGEAAWNLEQPAVTDLLAACRT